GAGTTCCGCTTTCATCACGCCGCCTCCGGCCCCGCCTTCGTGGAGGTCGAAGACGCCCACTCGAGCTGGATGCAGATCGCCGCGGAGACGGGCGCTCCCGGATTCCTCGCGTGGATCGCCGTGGCGGCCCTGGCCGCGCGGCTCTGGCGGCGCCGCGTCCGCGCGGCTCCAGAAGGCTCCGAGGAGCGCCTCCAGGTCGCCGGACTGGGGGGCGGGGTCGCCGCGTACCTGGCGGCGGGCCTGTTCAACACGGTCACGCTTCACGTCTCGCCGACGATTCTCTTCGGGGGGCTTCTGGGCCTGCTGGCCGGCCGGACGCTCGAGGGCCGGCGCGCGCGCGTGGCGGCGGGAGTCGGCGCGGCCTTGAGCCTGGCGGGCGTTGGGGTGGGGACGGGCCTGGCGGCGCTCGAGGCGACGCTCGCCGCGGCCGCGCGCGAACCGGATCCGGCCGCCCGGGAGCGGCTGCTCGAGCGGGCCGAAGGGATTCCCCCCGGACACTGGCGCGTGGCGTACCTTCGGGGGAAGCTTTATGCCGCGACCGGCCGCTTCGACGAGGCGGCGGAGGCGTTCCGCCGGACCCTCCGCCGGCGTCCGAACCATCTCGACGCGCTCAACAGCCTGGCGGTCGCGATCCTGAAGGGCGGCGGGGACGGGCGCGAGGCGGAGGCGGCCCTGCTCCGCGCGATCGGGACCGCTCCGTACGCTCCGACCGCCTATTTCAACCTGGGACTCCTCGAACTCGGCCGCGGACGTCTCCCGGAGGCCCGGCGGAGGTTCGAGGAGACGCTCGAGCGCCATCCGCGGCACGGTCCGGCGCACTACTACCGGGGAATCACGCTTCTGGGGGACCCGGGGGCCGCGCGGGCCTGCTTCCGCCGGGCGCGCGAGGAGGGCTTCGACGTCGGGGGCGCTCTCCGGCGCGAGCGTCCGGCGCTCGCGGCCGATCCCGCGTGGGCCGAGTTTTTCCGCTGACCCGTCTCCCGGTCAGGGCTGATAGAAGTTCCGCACCCAGCGGTGCGCGCGGAGCGCCTGAACCTGCTCCGGCGGCAGCCCCCGGCCGTCGCCGAGCGCGCAATTGGCCTCCGCGTGCCGCACGGACCGCATCCCGGGGATGACGGTCGAGACGGCCGGATGGCTGAGCGAGAAGCGGATCGCGATCTCCGGAAGCCGCTCGAGCGAGACGTCCAGATCCTCCGAGATCCGTTGGACCCGCTCGAAGACCTCGCGCTTGCGGTCGCCCTTGAAATAGCGCTCGCGGAAATCGCCCGGCGGGAAAACGGTCTCGGGCGTGACTTTCCCCGTCAGGCCCCCTTCGTCGAGCGGCACCCGGGCGATGACGCCGATCTGCCGCTCGAGACAGAAGGGAAAAAGGCGGTCCTCGGGGCTCTGGTCGAAGATGTTGTAGATCACCTGGACCGTGTCCACGACGCCGGTCTTGAGCAGCTCCAGGCCGTTCTCCGGCGTGTGCTCCCCGAGGGAAACGCCGAAGAAGCGGATCTTGCCCTGCCGCTTCAGGCGCTCCACCGCCTCCAGCCAGTCGCCCCGGCCGACGAACTCGTCCGTCCAGACGTGGAGCTGCTGGAGATCGAGCGTTTCGACGCCGAGGTTCCTCAGGCTCTCTTCGGTGCATTCGGCGACGTAGGCGCCGGGGAAGACCTCCTCGACCGGCACGTCGCGCCGGGCGGGCCACTGCCGGTTGCGGGGCGGAACCTTGGTGGCCACGTAAATCTTTTCCCGACGGCGGCGGAGCACGCGCCCGACGACGCGCTCGCTGTGCCCGTCCCCGTAGGCGAGCGCCGTGTCGATGAAGTTGAGGCCCCGCTCGATCGCCCGTTCCAGGGCGCGCTCGGATTCATCGTCGGCGGCGCCGATCCACTGCTTGCCGCCGATGCCCCAGGCGCCGAAGCCGATCTCCGAAACGCGCAGGCCGGTGCGTCCCAACGTGCGGTAGTTCATCCGTTCTCCTCCGGGGCGGGCATTGTAGCGTTTTTCTTTGAGGAACGCTCTTTCCTGTGGTGAAGTGGGCTCTTATGAAAACGGTTCTGGCGTTCGGAGAGGCGCTCTGGGATCTTCTTCCGTCCGGGCCGGCGCTCGGAGGGGCGCCGGCGAACTTCGCGTACCGCCTGAACGCGTTCGGGGACCGGGCGCTTCTGGTGACGCGCCTGGGGCGCGACGCGTGGGGCCTGCGGGCGGGGGAGCGGCTGAAGGCGCTGGGGCTGGACCTGGCGCTGGTGCAATGGGACGACCGGCGGCCCACGGGGACCGTGCCCGTCTCGGTGGATGCGCGCGGCGTTCCGGAATTCACGATCGTTCCGGACGTGGCGTACGACTACATCGAGCCGGCGCCGGCCCTGCTGGAAGCCGCCGCCCGGGCGGACGCGGTCTACTTCGGGACGCTCGTTCAGCGTTCGCCCGTGTCGCGGGAGACGCTCCGGAGGGTGCTCGCGGCGGCGCCGCGGGCGGCGAAGTTTCTGGACATCAATCTCCGGAAGGACTGTTACACGCCCGAGACGATCGCCGCATCGCTAGCGGCGGCGGACGTCCTGAAGCTCAACGAAGGCGAGGCCGAGGCCCTGGCGGGAATGTTCGGCCTGCGCGGCGGAGCTCCGGCCGCCGCGGCGGAGGCGATTCTGGAACGCTGGCCGCTGCGCTGCTGCGTGGTGACCCTGGGGGAACGGGGGGCCGTGGCGGTTTCCCGGAACGAACGCGCCGAGGTGCCGGGCTGGAACGTCCGGGTCGTCGATACGGTGGGTTCCGGAGACGCCTTCAGCGCGGGGTTCCTTGGAGCGTATCTCCAAGGGAGGCCTTTGGCGGAGTGCCTGTTCCGCGGGAACGTCCTGGGAGCGCTCGTGGCGGAACAGGAAGGAGCCACGCAGCCGCTCGGTCCCGAGGACGTGCGGCGGTTTCTGGAGCGGGAAGGCGCCGGTTCCTCGGGGGAAAAGGGGATCCGGAGATGAAGGCTCTCGCGCTGGCCGTCTGTCTCGGGGTCGCGCCCCAGTCCGGCGAGGAGCCGCGGCATGGAGCGGCGGATCTGAAGGTCGGGGAAGCGGCGGAGGTGGAGATTCCCGGAGGGCGCAAGGTGCGCGTGCGCCTCCTGGATCTCGAGGAGTTCCGTGACGACGTGTGCGACGCGGTGCGGCGGGCACGCGTCCGCGTGGAGATCGACGGCCGCGCGGAGTGGGTGGAGTCGGCGCACTATAACCTTCCGGTGACGGTGGGGGAGTTTCAGGTCGATTGTCCGATCACCCGGGGGACGGTGGCGAATTCACGGACCGACGTCTGGGCGCTCCGGAAGGACGCGCGGATCCGGATCTGGCCGGCGGGTTCGCCGTGGCTTGCGCCGGGGACGTTCCGCTATCCGGTCCGCCAGCGGTGGTTCGCCGGTCTCACGCAAATGGCCAACGAGCCCGTTTTCGTGGACGGCGGGGATATCCCGGGACCGCGCAAGATCTACTATCACTGGGGGCTGGACATCGGCGGCAGCGAAGGTCAGGTGGAGGTCGTCGCCGCCACCGACGGGCGCGTTGTCAGCGCGGGAAACGCGCTTCTTCCGGGGGAGGAAGGCTCGCCGGCGCGGCCGCGGTATGACGTCGTCTACCTTCGGGACGGCCGCGGCTGGTACTACCGCTACAGCCATCTCAAGACGATCGAGGTGAAGCCGGGGGAGACCGTCGAGATGGGACGGCGGATCGGGCTTCTGGGGAAGGAAGGGGCCAGCGGCGGCTGGGCGCATCTGCACTTCGACATCACCCGCCGCCAGCCGTCGGGCGACTGGGGCATCGAGGAAGGATACGCTTTTCTCTGGGAGGCCTACCGTCGGGAATACGCCCCCCGGATCGTCGCCGTGGCGCGTCCGCACCACCTGCTGTGGGCGGGACAGGAGGCGGTTCTGGACGGCTCACGCTCCTGGGGCCAAGGCCTGCGCCATGAATGGACGTTCGGGGACGGGACGAAGGCCGAGGGGCCCCGCGTCGCGCGGCGCTACGAGCGTCCGGGAAGCTACAGCGAGATTCTCAAAGTCACCGACGCCGACGGGCGGGAGGACTACGACTTCGCCGTCGTCCAGGTTCTGGATCGCCACCGTCCCAAGGATCTGCCGCCCACGATTCACGCGGCGTACTGGCCCACGTTCGGCCTTCGCCCGGGGGATCCGGTGACGTTCAAGGTCCGGACGTTCCGGACCCGGGACGGGGAGGAGCGTTGGGATTTCGGCGACGGAAGCCCGCCGGTGACGGTCCGTTCGGACGGAAACGCGGTCCCTCTGGCGCCCGACGGGTACGCCGAAACGATTCATCGGTTCGAGAAACCGGGCGTGTACGTGGTTCGGGTGGAGCGGGCCAACGCCGCCGGTGTCCGGGCGGTGACGCATCTCAAGGTGCGGGTGGGGGAGGAGCCATGATGCAGGCGATTCTCGTTCTGGCGCTGGCCGCCCAGGATCCGATCCCCGTCGAGGGGCAGCCGCTGGCCGCCCAGGTGGAGCGACTGATTCAGGCGCTGGAGTTTCTGGGATCTCCTTTGGCGCCGGACGTGCGGGCGGCGCTTTCGGAGGCGGGCCGGGACGGGGCGCGGATCCAGCGGCTCCTGGATCCCCAGACGCTTCTGGTGGTGCACATCAATCCCGAGTCGCGCGTGAAGGCGGCGCGGGGCCGGGGGGAGGCCCGCCTCGTCCAGGGCGGCTGGACGCCGGTCCTCGTCAAGGTGGTCAACGAAAGCGCCGTGCGGTCGGCGCTGCGGATCTCCAGTCCTCAGGCCGGGCCGGTCTATTCGGGCGGCTTCCGGAACGTCCAGGGGGATCCCGGCCGTTTCCTCGAGGTGGAGATGTTCCAGGCGCCTCCGATGACGCCCGGTCTGAGCGGTCTGCGGGTCGAGTACGCGATCGCGCTCATTTACTCGTCCGAGGCGGGGAGGCGCGAGGCGACGATCGTCTTCGACGTCGGACAGGGGACGCAGGATCTCGGGTTCCGGGCCGAAGCGCCGGTGCTCTTCGACGTGCGGCCCGGGGTGCCGGTGCGCCTGACGATTCGGGATCACGACGGCAAGCCGACCGCCGCGCGGTTCACGTTCACGGATCGGACGGGTCGGGTTTACCCCCCGCAGCCCAAGCGCCTGGCGCCGGACTTCTTCTTCCAGAAGCAGATCTACCGGGACGACGGCGGGACGGTGATTCTTCCCCCCGGCGAGCTGACGATGGAGTACGGGCGCGGCCCCGAGTACCGGCTCCTGCGGCGGACGGTCGCGGTTCCGGAACGGGGCGAGGGGCGGATCGACGTGCGGCTGGAACGGTGGGTGAACCCGATGGAGTGGGGCTTCTACAGCGGGGACCACCATATCCACGCCGCCGGCTGCGCCCATTACACCAACCCCACGGAAGGGGTGCATGCCCCGGACATGTTCCTGCACGTCAAGGGCGAGGGGCTCAACGTGGGCTGCAACCTGACGTGGGGCCCGTGCTACGACTATCAGCGGAAGTTTTTCGAGCCCGCGCCCCACAAGCTTTCGGAGCCCTTCACGGTGCTCAAGTACGACGTCGAAGTGAGCGGCTTCGGCTCGCAGGCGCTCGGGCACGTGTGCCTGCTCAATCTGAAGGACCAGACGTACCCCGGCTCCGAAGGGACCAAGACGAAGGGCTGGCCCACCTGGACGACCCCTCTGATGAAGTGGGCCAAGGCCCAGGGAGCCGTCACGGGATACGCCCATTCGGCCAACGGCCTCTGGATCCGGGACGACGGGCGGACGGCGCGGAGGCTCGTGGGCGAGCTGGATGCGGACGGAGACGGCCGTGTATCCCGCGCGGAAGCCGCCCGGGGTCTCCTGCCGGACGATTTCGGCGCCGTGGACGGCGATTCGGACGGATTCCTGACGGCGGAGGAGACGGCCGCGGCGATCGGGCGCGTGAAGCGGCGGTTGCCCAACTACGCGATTCCGGACATGGACGGAATCGGCGCCCAGGAGATCTGCGTGACGGTGGCGCAGGGGCTGTGCGACTTCATCAGCGCCATGGACACCCAGCGGGAGCTGGAGTGGAACTGCTGGTACCACATGCTCAATTGCGGTTTTCCGCTCAAGGCCAGCGGCGAAACGGACTTCCCCTGCATCTCGGGAAGCCGGGTGGGCGAGGGGCGCGTGTACGTCCATCTCGGCAAGGTGGACCGGATCGATTTCGGGCGCTGGTGCGAGGGGCTTGCGCGGGGGCGAAGCTACATCTCGGACGGCTACGCGCATGCGCTGGAGTTCCGGGTGGCCGGGAAGGCGCCGGGGGAGGAGGCGGCGCTGGAAGGGCCGGGGGTCGTTCCGGTGCGGGCGAAAGTGGCCTTTGCGGCCGAGAACGCGCTCGGGACGGCGCCGGGGGCCGCGGTTCCCAAGGGGGCCACGCGGCTCGTGGAACTCGTGGTCAACGGCCGCCCGGTCGCGTCGAAGGAGGTGCCGGCCGACGACCGGGTGCACGAGATCGCGTTCGAGCTTCCGGTGGAGCGTTCCAGCTGGGTGGCGCTGCGGCACTTCCCGCAGATGCACACGAATCCGGTGAACGTTCTTGTGGGCGGCAAGCCGATCCGGGCGTCGCGCCGGAGCGCCCTCTGGTGCGTCGGGGTGATCGAGCAGCTCTGGCGCGTGCGGGCGGAAGCGATCGCGCCGGAGGAGCGGGAGGAGGCGCGCCGGACGTTCGATGGGGCGATTCGGGAGTACCGGCGCATCGCGGAGGAGTGTCCGGAGGGAAGTTAGGGCCGTCCGATTTCGAACGCGGGGCGAAAACCGCTAGTCGAACCACTCGTCGGCGGGGTCGAAGGGCGGCGAGACGATATTGAGGATTTTCATGGGCCCTCGGCCGGGCACCGCGCGGTGGCGGGTCCCCGGCCGGATCATCACCGCCATCCCGGGCCGCACGGGGTAGAGCGTCCCGTTCAGTTCGATGTGTCCCTCGCCTTCGAGGAAGTAATACGTCTCCGTGAAGCCCTTGTGGTAGTGCGTCCGCGAGTCCTTGCTGATCTCCACGAGGTGGAGGCTCAGGACCCGGTTGTCCGGACGGCGGAAGGCGCGTCGGCTTGTGCCGCAGGGGCAGGGAACTCCGGGAATCGCGGCGAGGTCCGCGATCTCGAAGGGAACTTCGAGTCCCGTGTCGATCGGCCGATCGGGAGCGGCGGGTTTCCTCTCGGTGCGGGTTTTCCGACGGATCGTCTTGGGCATGACGTAAGCGTATCCCCCCTCCGGAGGCGCGTCAAGCGGGCGGAGCGAAGCGCCGGGGCTTCCAGGATTCCGTAAGGTTCGTCCCGCTTCCGCTATTTATTGCAAGCATGGGGCCGCAGAAGGGAGATCGGGATTCGGAAACCTTTGTGCGAACGATGGCGGAGCATCAGGGGCGGCTTTTCGCCTACATTTTGTCCCTTGTGGGCGATCCCGACGCGGCCAACGACATTCTTCAGGAGACGAACGTGGTCCTCTGGCGGGACAGCAAGGAGTTCCGTCCGGGCTCCAGCTTCGCCGCCTGGGCCTTCCGGATCGCTCACTTCCAGGTCATGGCCTTCCGCCAGAGACGGCTTCGGGATCGGCTGATCTTTCAAGACGAGCTTCTGGATCTTCTGGCCGCCGGCGCCCGGGAGACGGACGATCTCTTCGAATCCCGCCAGGAACGGCTGACGAGTTGTCTTGAAAAGCTCAATCCGGATCATCGGGAAATGCTCCGGCGCCGCTATGCCGAGGGCCGTTCCGTTCAGGAGATCGCCCGTGATCGAGGGATGACTCCGAACGCGGCCATGCAGGCTCTCTTCCGCATCCGGAAAGCCCTTTTGCAGTGCGTGGGGCGTGTCCCGGAGGGAGGCCTCTGATGCCGGTATCCTGGGAGGAGGTCCGCCCCGAATTCGAAGCGCTTCTGGCGGGGCTTCTCGACGGTCGTCTGGAGACTTCCGAACGGGAGCGCCTTTTCCGGATCCTGCGCGAGTCTTCCGACGCACGGAGGATGTATCTCGACTTCTGCCAGATGCATGCGATTCTGGTCTCGGCCCACGGGGTTCTTCAGGCCTTCGGGCCGCCGGTCCGGCGCCGGTCCGGCGGGTTCGCCGCCGTGGCAGCCGCCGTCCTGATGGCCCTGGGGGTGGCCTTCTGGGTCCGGTCCGCAAGCGCCCCCTGGGGCGCGCGTTTCGAGCCGGCGGAAGGCTCCGCCTGGATCGTGCGCGACGGCCGCCGAGTCGTTCTGTCGGAAAGCCGTCCCGTCCGGGAGGGGGACCGCTACGTCACGGGGTCCGGCGCGCGCGCCGTGGTCCGCCGGGATGACGGTTCGACGATCGTTCTCCTGGAGCGGACGGATGTCGCGTTCCGGGCCGATCGCGTGGAACTCAACGGCGGCGCGCTCCGGTGCGAAATCGTTCCGCACGGCGACCGTTCCCTGGTCTTTCTCACGCCGAATGCCGAGGCGACCGTCCTGGGCACGGCGTTCGAGCTGTCCGCGGTCGTCGGAGAAACCCGCGTCCGCACGGGCCGGGGCAGGGTCCGGCTGGCCGCCGAGGAGCGAAGCGTCGAGATCGGGGCCGGCCAGGTGGGGGTCGCCGACGGCCCGGACCTTTTCCGCTGGGAGCCCGCGCTGGACCTGAATTTTTCGGCTCTGAAGGAGCTTCCGCCCGCGTTCACGACCCATTTCTGCTTCTCCGACGCTCTGACGACCTCCGCGCGTGCCGTCGCGCCGGCGCCGGAGCGCGTTCGCCTCGTCCCCGGCGGTCTCACGTTCGGGCCGCCCCCCGACCGGCCCGCCCGAAACGGACTCATCGAACTGCGCTGGTCCGAGGAGGTGGGCGACGACGTGATGGTCGAGGCCGAGGTTGCCGGCGCCCCACGGTGGTCCCTGGGCATGGCGGTCTCGGGAAGCAGTTTCGAGGGGTATCGCATCATTTTCGCGGCGATCCAGGGGTACGACAACGGCGTCGCCGTGGATACCCTGCATCCGGCGGAATGCATCGTCCTGGCGAAGGACCCCAAGCCGATCGCGCCGGACGAGGATCATACGCTGCGCGTCGAGCGGCGCGGAACGCGAATGAAGGTGTGGGTGGACCGTGAGCTCCGGATCGATACGGAGATCGACCATCCGCTGCCCCCGGCCCGGCGGCGCACGGTGTCGCTCAGCAACTTCGGGGCGCCGCCCCTCGTGAAAAGCCTCCGGGTCTGGAAGCTCGGAACCCCTCGGGGGTTGCGTTCTCCATAGGTCATTCGGGTCGGACAAAGGGTCGTTCTGGATCGGGCCGTGGCGGCGGAGGGGCTCGGCGCCCTGGGGCGCTGAATCGGCGTAAGACCGCCGCCCGATCGGTTATGAGATTTCGGAGGAGGTGCTCCTCCTCGGGGGAAAGGATCGATGATGCAGCCGCACGCCGTGCGACGACTGGACGCCGGTGCGTTCCGGCGCCATCTGCGGGAACTGGACCGCCGGAGCTTCCTTCGGGTGGGCATGCTCGGGGCCGCGGGGCTGGCGCTTCCGGACCTCCTCCGGCTCGAAGCCCGGGCCGCGGAGCAGGGAAGGTCTCCGCGCCGGATGTCCTCCGTCATCATCCTCTGGATGCGCGGCGGACCCAGTCAGCACGAGACGTGGGATCCGAAACCGGACGCTCCTTCCGAATACCGGGGACCGTTCGGGTCGATTCGGACGAAGGTGCCGGGGATCCGCATTTGCGAGCTGCTTCCGAGGTCGGCCGCCCTCATGCATCGCTGGTCGATTGTCCGGTCGCTCCATCACGACAACGCGGGCCACTCGGCGGCGGACCAGATCTGTTTCACGGGCTACCCGCCGGGGCCGGACGCGGAAGCGAACGTCGCCCCCAGCTGCGGGTCGGTCGTCGCCCGGCAGCTCCAGGCGCAGAATCCGCGGCTGCCGGCCTACGTCATGATTCCGCGCATGGTGCCCGGCACGGACGCGGCTTATCTGGGGGTCGCCTACCGGCCGTTCGAGACGCTCGCCGATCCCGCCGACGGCGGACCGTTCCGGGTTCCGAACCTTCAGGCGCCGGCGGCGCTCTCCCTGGAGCGCCTGGCGGATCGTCGACGGCTGCTGGAGGACCTGGATCGCCTGCGCCGTTCGGTGGACACCAGCGGGATGATGGAGGCGATGGACCGTTTCCACCAGAGCGCCTGGGAGATCGTCACCGGGCCGGAAGCCCGCCGGGCGTTCGATCTGGATGCGGAACCTCGAAAGGTCCGCGAGCGCTACGGGTTCATGCCCGAGTTCAAGGCGCCGACGCCCGACCGGTGCGGCTGCCCGGCCTGGTCGCAGCGGATTCTCCTGGCGCGGCGGCTGGTCGAGGCCGGCGTGCGCCTGGTGACCGTGGATTTGCGGTGGTGGGATACGCACGTCGAGGGCATCGACAGCATGAAGAACGGCTTCCTGCCCCGCTGGGACCAGGCGTATTCCGCCCTCATCGAGGACCTCCACGAGCGGGGTCTTCTGGAATCGACGATGGTCGTGGCGTGGGGGGAGTTCGGGCGGACGCCCAAGCTCAACGACCGGAACGGGCGGGACCATTGGCCGGGCGTCTTCTCGGCGGCGATCGCGGGAGGCGGCGTCCAGGGTGGGCGCGTCGTGGGGGCCAGCGACGACAAAGGGGCCTACCCGAAGGACAATCCGAAGCGGCCGCAGGACGTCCTGGCCACGATCTACCGGCATCTCGGGGTGGACATCCACGCGGAATACCCGGACTTCTCGGGGCGGCCCCGTCCGGTGCTCCCCTTCGGCGAACCGATCGAGGAACTGTTCTGACGTCCGGGGCTACATGAAATTCGGCGTGTGCAGATCGGAGAGCGTCCGCGCCTGATCGGGAGTGAAGCCCGCATGCTCCAGCCGCCGGACGCGGTTCTGGTGCATGATCTCGAGGAGCTCCCGGAAGGCCGTGTGCCCGCGACGGATGGAGGCGGGATCCGTCCCGCGGGCGGCCAGGACCGTCAGAGCGTCGGCGATCCGAGCCGGAACGCCGCCCGCCTGAGCCATCGCCGCGGCGCGCCTCCGGACGGCCGCTTCCAGGCGGCCGTAGAGCGACGGATCGCACGACAGGGCGTGGCGGACGTGGGCCAGCCCGAAATGGACATGCCGGGTTTCGTCGGCGCGGGCTTTCTCCGCCAGAATCGCGGTCGGTTCGTCGGGCGCGTGGCGTTCGATGAACTTCAGGAGGTCCAGGAACGTGCCCTCGCCGAGCACGGAGAGCAGAAACGAGGATTCCGTGAAATCTTCGAGCTCGAGGAGCGAAAGGAGCGAGCGCGACGTGACGGCGGAGGAGACGCCCAGTCCGCCCCCTCCGGCGCGGGCGCGCTTGAGGAAGGCGTCGATGTGGCGGGCTTCGTCGTTGAGCTGCGTGGCCAGGAACTGGGCCACCTCCGCGTACGCCGGATGGAGGCGCGGGACGAACCGCGCCGGCACGTAGAGGGCGGAGAGTTCGTTTTCCGCCAGGAAGGTCATGATCTGCCCGACCGCCCGTTCCAGGGGGGCGGGAAGCGGACGCACCTTCGACCACGGAATGTCCTTCGACGCGTCCCACTGGGCCGCGACCGCCTGGTCGTACAGCTCGGCCACTTCCGGGGGGGCCACGCGGTCCCGCTCCAGGAGCGAAACGGGATAAGGCGGTCCTCCCGGCTCCACGCGGGCGCCTCTCGGCGCGAAGCCCGTCGCCGGATCGGCGCGCTCCGGAAAAGGCACCCGGGCGAGGACCGCGCGCGCGGTCAGGCGTCCCCCTTCGAGGGGAAGGGGAGCGCCTTCCTCGCGCGCCCCGCGCGGCACCGACAGCCCGCCCCGC
This DNA window, taken from Planctomycetota bacterium, encodes the following:
- a CDS encoding ferritin-like domain-containing protein, which codes for MTSKAAAVAIEGGDLALGEGLLALLRPALDLVEPGGVVAVLSSNPRLGEDLASWCRMERHPYLGGEAVAEGRFRHLVERGGLSVPRGAREEGAPLPLEGGRLTARAVLARVPFPERADPATGFAPRGARVEPGGPPYPVSLLERDRVAPPEVAELYDQAVAAQWDASKDIPWSKVRPLPAPLERAVGQIMTFLAENELSALYVPARFVPRLHPAYAEVAQFLATQLNDEARHIDAFLKRARAGGGGLGVSSAVTSRSLLSLLELEDFTESSFLLSVLGEGTFLDLLKFIERHAPDEPTAILAEKARADETRHVHFGLAHVRHALSCDPSLYGRLEAAVRRRAAAMAQAGGVPARIADALTVLAARGTDPASIRRGHTAFRELLEIMHQNRVRRLEHAGFTPDQARTLSDLHTPNFM